A genomic region of Chryseobacterium sp. KACC 21268 contains the following coding sequences:
- a CDS encoding glycosyl hydrolase family 28 protein, whose protein sequence is MKLQSNFILSLFITFLFLSNVKSQDKWPDGTKIDKWFKEIKPVDINKLGKKYILTTNGVKNDSTILQTKELQAVIDLASKNGGGVVVVPKGTFLISSVFFRQGTHLHLESGAKLKGSDDINDFPVVTTRMEGQTVKYFPALINADGLDGFTISGKGTLDGNGLRFWKSFWKRREWNPKCTNMDEMRPRILYVSNSKNVQVEGITIKNSPFWSTHYYKSDFVKLLNLTILAPKEPVKAPSTDAVDIDACSNFLIKNCYMSVNDDAIALKGGKGPKSDKDPNNGENRNILIEDNSFGFCHSVLTCGSESIHNYNVILRNSKVNDASRLLHLKMRPDTPQHYEFLTVENITGNVKTFLYVKGWNQFFDLKGEERPRKGLANNITIKNIDISCETAFSVEKSDLFDLKDFTFENFKIKALKPEMQNLNHIQNLKQKNINVTQVASLTQSYDKKDDSDISAK, encoded by the coding sequence ATGAAACTTCAAAGCAACTTTATATTATCTCTGTTTATAACTTTTCTTTTTTTATCAAATGTAAAAAGCCAGGACAAATGGCCAGACGGAACCAAAATCGACAAATGGTTTAAAGAAATCAAACCAGTAGACATCAATAAATTAGGAAAAAAATACATCCTTACAACCAACGGCGTGAAGAACGACAGCACAATTCTTCAGACCAAAGAACTTCAGGCTGTGATTGATTTGGCTTCTAAAAATGGCGGTGGAGTTGTGGTGGTTCCGAAAGGAACATTTTTAATTAGTTCGGTTTTCTTCAGACAGGGAACGCATTTGCATTTGGAAAGTGGCGCGAAATTAAAAGGAAGCGACGACATTAATGACTTTCCGGTGGTAACAACGAGAATGGAAGGTCAGACGGTAAAATATTTTCCGGCTTTAATTAATGCTGACGGATTGGATGGTTTCACGATTTCTGGTAAAGGAACTTTGGACGGAAACGGACTTCGCTTCTGGAAATCATTCTGGAAAAGACGCGAGTGGAATCCTAAATGTACCAATATGGATGAAATGAGACCAAGGATTCTCTACGTTTCCAATTCAAAAAATGTTCAGGTAGAAGGAATTACCATTAAAAATTCTCCGTTCTGGAGTACACATTATTACAAAAGTGATTTCGTTAAATTGTTAAATCTGACGATTCTCGCTCCGAAAGAACCTGTGAAAGCTCCAAGTACAGATGCGGTTGACATCGATGCGTGTTCCAATTTCCTGATTAAAAATTGTTATATGTCAGTCAATGACGACGCGATTGCTTTGAAAGGCGGTAAAGGTCCGAAATCCGATAAAGACCCGAACAACGGTGAAAACAGAAACATTCTAATCGAAGACAACAGCTTCGGATTTTGCCACAGCGTTTTGACTTGCGGAAGTGAGTCGATTCACAATTATAATGTGATTTTGCGAAATTCTAAAGTGAACGATGCATCAAGATTATTACATTTGAAAATGCGTCCGGACACGCCTCAGCACTACGAATTTCTTACGGTTGAAAACATTACAGGAAATGTAAAAACATTTCTGTATGTAAAAGGCTGGAACCAGTTTTTTGATTTAAAAGGCGAAGAAAGACCGAGAAAAGGATTGGCGAACAATATCACCATTAAAAATATCGACATCAGTTGCGAAACGGCGTTCTCTGTTGAAAAATCTGATTTATTCGATTTAAAAGATTTCACATTTGAAAACTTCAAAATCAAAGCTTTAAAGCCTGAAATGCAAAACCTGAATCATATTCAGAATTTAAAGCAAAAAAATATCAATGTGACGCAAGTCGCTTCTCTCACGCAATCTTACGACAAAAAAGACGATTCCGATATTTCTGCTAAATGA
- a CDS encoding APC family permease: protein MELILKPFSENSYPKKGILIKSSSPFAWLAEMDFLEVDINQVKAYAIPSNEPNVLYGCLLVFDHIAPKEIGRNSYFQCVNDKLFIPENTIVYPKINPEDWQNIQQEYLIMHPDFGLVKLAQEIDWISLLQESEKSNDVIRKASKGVKIPQKIESFAVEINDDKILEELQNPKNEEEWMKDLPFDLKKVMAGNKKEIEKYLQYLDKYPDRAADLGVPLDIAGTSRGDGFAKYRFGGSWLSKLFGNHRASSEGGGKSDSGNLGCIFPVIIIVMLIARVTLINFNKNETRKQSSGDVQTINKDSVALPPPAPVIGYKSGVTDIDLKIDSMYGKKRQSLIQEFTKASMFIGKKDEKSYQDYLKEGGRPIKEIQDEVMDFEDKTFFSKDSLKLVYRKKIEKYLVQNEEKFKKKIQDSLKKSGSGIPADQGVVSTLLKKKKVLVEDSLGRLLGTKEYPDPPMDPSKKGTAIKSLDKEMPYSKQNVSLMEMIYLVAGIIGIVGLYSYFFRKKSLSLGGDNVPLGIKIFLMVVLVAMLVYIFFPLIEMFGYNWFVWILVICIILLLYRLFSEDKNILKSDKDE, encoded by the coding sequence ATGGAACTGATTCTTAAGCCTTTTTCCGAAAACAGCTATCCTAAGAAAGGGATTCTGATCAAGAGTTCTTCTCCTTTCGCCTGGCTTGCTGAGATGGATTTTTTGGAAGTTGATATCAATCAAGTGAAAGCGTACGCTATTCCATCAAATGAACCCAACGTTTTGTATGGTTGTCTCCTCGTATTTGATCATATTGCTCCGAAAGAGATTGGCAGAAATTCTTATTTTCAATGTGTTAATGACAAATTGTTTATTCCCGAAAACACCATTGTCTATCCTAAAATAAATCCGGAAGACTGGCAGAATATTCAGCAGGAATATTTGATTATGCATCCTGATTTTGGATTGGTAAAATTAGCTCAGGAGATTGACTGGATTTCTTTGCTTCAAGAATCTGAGAAAAGCAATGATGTCATTAGAAAAGCATCAAAGGGTGTTAAAATTCCGCAAAAAATAGAAAGTTTTGCAGTTGAAATCAATGATGATAAAATTCTGGAGGAGCTGCAGAATCCAAAAAATGAGGAAGAATGGATGAAAGATCTGCCTTTTGACCTGAAAAAAGTAATGGCAGGCAACAAAAAAGAGATCGAGAAGTATCTGCAATATTTGGATAAATATCCCGACAGAGCTGCAGATTTGGGAGTTCCGCTGGATATTGCAGGAACTTCCAGAGGCGACGGCTTTGCAAAATATAGATTCGGAGGCAGTTGGCTCAGCAAACTTTTTGGAAATCACAGGGCGTCTTCCGAAGGTGGTGGGAAATCTGACTCAGGTAATCTAGGGTGTATATTTCCTGTTATCATCATCGTTATGTTAATTGCCAGAGTTACTCTCATCAATTTCAATAAAAATGAAACCCGAAAGCAATCTTCTGGTGATGTTCAGACCATCAACAAAGACTCAGTTGCGCTGCCACCGCCAGCTCCAGTAATTGGATATAAATCAGGCGTTACAGACATTGATCTGAAAATCGATTCAATGTATGGCAAAAAGCGGCAAAGTTTGATACAGGAATTTACCAAAGCGTCAATGTTTATCGGCAAAAAGGATGAAAAAAGCTATCAGGATTATTTAAAAGAAGGCGGGCGGCCAATTAAGGAGATTCAAGATGAAGTGATGGATTTTGAAGACAAAACATTTTTTTCGAAAGATTCCTTAAAGTTAGTCTACAGAAAGAAAATTGAAAAATACCTAGTCCAAAACGAAGAAAAATTTAAAAAGAAAATTCAAGATTCTTTGAAGAAATCAGGGTCAGGAATACCAGCGGACCAAGGCGTCGTGTCGACCCTGTTAAAAAAGAAAAAAGTTTTAGTAGAAGATTCACTCGGGCGACTTTTAGGAACCAAGGAATATCCGGATCCGCCAATGGATCCAAGTAAAAAAGGTACAGCAATCAAAAGCTTAGACAAAGAAATGCCTTATTCTAAACAAAACGTTTCATTGATGGAGATGATCTATCTGGTTGCGGGAATCATTGGAATTGTCGGACTATATTCCTATTTTTTCAGAAAAAAATCCTTGAGTTTGGGAGGCGACAATGTTCCACTCGGAATCAAGATTTTTTTGATGGTTGTACTCGTCGCGATGTTGGTGTACATATTTTTTCCATTGATAGAAATGTTTGGCTACAATTGGTTTGTCTGGATTTTGGTTATTTGCATCATCCTACTACTTTACCGATTGTTCAGTGAAGACAAAAATATTTTAAAATCAGATAAAGATGAATAA
- a CDS encoding AAA family ATPase codes for MTQNIEKLNQVLTHVKDTFIGKNDVVDLLGICLLARENAFLYGPPGTAKSAIVRTLAKAVKDGKNFEYLLTRFTEPNEIFGPFDIRKLKEGELLTNTEGMMPEASMVFLDEIFNANSAILNSLLMALNEKIFKRGKETKNLPALMFVGASNVLPEDEALNALFDRFLIRINVDYVHPDLLQQVLLAGRKLENNLETETPEILSQEIKELQSLCKTIELKPIYEVYLNTIINLRNTGIAISDRRAVKLQNLIAASALICGRNEAILSDLWVLKHIWDTEEQIEILEGIINRTIEKDENPKSHPQALQNKIPNPEEVMKDVKILVEKWNSGSLTFEEQNVIKDKLRYLQTRCDWIRNPEQKQYIQTEIENLWQKILQTV; via the coding sequence ATGACTCAAAATATTGAAAAACTAAACCAAGTTCTAACACACGTCAAAGACACTTTCATCGGAAAAAATGATGTGGTAGATTTGTTGGGAATTTGTCTATTAGCACGAGAAAATGCCTTTTTGTACGGACCTCCCGGAACAGCAAAATCCGCCATTGTAAGAACCTTGGCAAAAGCTGTGAAAGACGGCAAAAACTTCGAATATCTCTTAACAAGATTTACCGAACCGAACGAGATTTTCGGACCTTTCGACATCAGAAAACTGAAAGAAGGAGAGCTTTTGACCAACACGGAAGGAATGATGCCGGAAGCGTCTATGGTTTTTCTGGATGAAATCTTCAATGCAAACTCTGCGATCCTGAATTCACTTTTGATGGCTCTGAATGAGAAGATTTTCAAAAGAGGAAAAGAAACAAAAAATCTTCCGGCTTTGATGTTTGTCGGCGCCAGTAACGTGCTTCCAGAAGATGAAGCTTTAAACGCACTTTTCGACCGGTTTCTGATCAGAATTAATGTGGATTATGTGCATCCCGATCTTCTTCAACAAGTACTTTTAGCAGGAAGAAAGCTCGAAAACAATCTGGAAACTGAAACACCGGAAATCCTTTCCCAAGAAATCAAGGAACTTCAAAGTTTGTGCAAGACTATTGAACTGAAGCCAATTTATGAAGTTTATTTAAATACCATCATCAATCTAAGAAATACTGGTATCGCCATTTCCGATCGTAGAGCTGTAAAACTTCAAAACCTGATTGCAGCAAGTGCTTTAATTTGCGGACGAAATGAAGCAATTCTTTCTGATTTATGGGTTTTAAAACATATTTGGGACACTGAAGAACAAATTGAAATCCTGGAAGGAATCATCAACCGAACCATCGAAAAAGATGAAAATCCGAAGTCGCATCCACAAGCTTTACAAAACAAAATTCCAAATCCCGAAGAGGTAATGAAAGATGTGAAAATTCTAGTCGAAAAATGGAATTCAGGAAGTCTCACTTTTGAAGAGCAAAATGTCATCAAAGATAAATTGAGATACCTCCAAACCCGTTGCGACTGGATCAGAAATCCTGAACAGAAACAGTACATCCAAACAGAAATCGAAAATCTATGGCAAAAGATTCTGCAAACGGTTTAA